CGACCCGTCGCGCTATTTCATCATCATCCCGAACATGATGACGAACGGGCTCTCGACCTCGCCGTCAAACACGCCCTATCCGCTGAATCAGGGGCGCTTCCCGGCCATCACCATCTACGACAATGTCATGTTGCAGCGCCGCTTCCTGACCGAGGTGTTCGGCATCGAGCGGCTGGCGATGGTCTATGGCTGGTCGATGGGCGGCCAGCAGGCCTATCACTGGGGTGCCTTGTTCCCCGACGCTGTAGACCGGCTGCTGATCACCTGCTCCTCCGCGCGCACTTCGGAGCATAACAAGATCTTCCTCGACAGCATCCGCGCTGCCCTCACCGCCGATCCCGCCTGGCGCGACGGCTGGTTCCAAGAGCAGCCGGTGAAGGGCATCCGCGCCATGGGCCGCATCTATGCCGGCTGGGCGATCTCGCAGACATTCTACCGCCAGCAACTCTACAAAAGCCTTGGCTATGCGACGCTGGAGGATTTCCTGGTCCGCTTCTGGGAATGGACCTATGCGCGGCGTGACGCCAACGACCTTTATGCCCAGCTCGGCACCTGGTTCAATTCCGACATCAGCGCCAACGAGCTGTACAGGGGAGACCTCGCGAAGGCGCTGGGAGCCATCAAGGCGAAGGTGCTGCTGATGCCGGGCGAGACCGACCTCTATTTCCGGCCCGAAGACAATGAACTCGAAATGCCGCATCTGAAGAATGCAGAGCTGCGGCCGATCCCCTCGATCTGGGGCCACCGCGCCGGCAACCCCTCGCAAAATCCCGAGGACGAGCGTTTCATCGCCCAGGGCGTGCGCGACCTGCTGTCCGCCTGAGGCAGGGCGTCGTTCATCTCCTTCCGTCATTCCTGGGCTTGTCCCGGGAATCCAGGGTTCAGCTTACTCGGCATGCGATCCAGCAAAAGGAAGCCTGGACCCCCGCAAT
This sequence is a window from Oceanibaculum indicum P24. Protein-coding genes within it:
- a CDS encoding alpha/beta fold hydrolase — protein: MTDAAMTDTRTYECPNFVLQCGITLPAAKLVYKTYGTLAEDKSNVILYPTSYSAQHSDIEWLIGADRILDPSRYFIIIPNMMTNGLSTSPSNTPYPLNQGRFPAITIYDNVMLQRRFLTEVFGIERLAMVYGWSMGGQQAYHWGALFPDAVDRLLITCSSARTSEHNKIFLDSIRAALTADPAWRDGWFQEQPVKGIRAMGRIYAGWAISQTFYRQQLYKSLGYATLEDFLVRFWEWTYARRDANDLYAQLGTWFNSDISANELYRGDLAKALGAIKAKVLLMPGETDLYFRPEDNELEMPHLKNAELRPIPSIWGHRAGNPSQNPEDERFIAQGVRDLLSA